In Corallococcus exiguus, the DNA window CGCTCGCGGTCGCCTCGGACGAACACCTCCGGGCAGGGGGGAATCACCACGCGCACGCGGCTGTGCTCCGCGACGGCGCCCAGCCCGCGCACCACCTCTTCCGCCACGGCCTTGAGGCCGAAGGGGCGCTGGTTGAGCTGCATCTTCCCGGACGACAGCCGGGACATCAGCACCAGATCGTTCACCTGCTGGAGCAGCCGGTCCGCGTTGCGATCACAGATCTGCACCGCGCGGCGCTGCCCGTCCGTCAGCGTGCCCAGCTTCTCCCGGCCCAGCATGGCCAGGTAGGCCTTGATGGTGGTGAGCGGGTTCTTCAAGTCATGGGACACATTGCCGAGCAGCTCCTCGCGGTTCTGCTCCAGGCTCTTCAAGCCCGCGATGGCCGTCTGCAGGTCCTTGTTGCGCCGGGCGCTGTCGTCGCGCAGCCGGGCCACCTCGTAGGCGGCGGTGAGCTGCGACGCCAGCGACTGCATCAGCACGTCGGACGCCTTCCGGCGCGCGCCCAGCACCACGAGCACGCCCGTCACGCCCTGCGGTCCCTCCAGGGGCACGGCGACGGTGTCGTCCTCGCGCAGGAGCACCTTGTCGGTGAAGCACCGGCCCACCACGCCCTCGCCCGGGACGGCGGCGGTGACGCGCTCGTCGTAGCGTCCGCGCACGTGCTCCACGTGCAGCTGGTTGCGCGACGGGAAGTGGCGCGCGACGTAGCAGACCTTCGGCTTGAGCAGCGTGTGGAGCGTCTGCAGCTGCGCGCGCAGGGCCTCGGTGGGGCCCGCGTTGTCGGTGAGCTGCCGACCCATCTCCAGCAAGGCCTGGGCGGCGGTATCGGTGTCCACCGGAGGAGGCGGTTTCGCCGCCCGCTTCGGTGGAGCCTTCTTCGCGATGGTGGCGGGGCGCAGCGGGACGACCTCTGCGAGCTGCGGACCCTTCTTCTTCGATGGCACGGGTGAATCCTGCTTCATGTCTCGCGTGGGAGGGAACCGCACCGAAGCCCGGTGCCCTCCACCAACGCCGAGCGTGTCAGGTGCCCGACAGCCCCCCAGCCCCGCTGTCCGCTTCCCGGGCCGGGGTACTGGAATGACTCAGGGTCGGCGCTGGATGCGGCCGTCCTTGTCCAGGCTGTAGGGCT includes these proteins:
- a CDS encoding hybrid sensor histidine kinase/response regulator; the encoded protein is MPSKKKGPQLAEVVPLRPATIAKKAPPKRAAKPPPPVDTDTAAQALLEMGRQLTDNAGPTEALRAQLQTLHTLLKPKVCYVARHFPSRNQLHVEHVRGRYDERVTAAVPGEGVVGRCFTDKVLLREDDTVAVPLEGPQGVTGVLVVLGARRKASDVLMQSLASQLTAAYEVARLRDDSARRNKDLQTAIAGLKSLEQNREELLGNVSHDLKNPLTTIKAYLAMLGREKLGTLTDGQRRAVQICDRNADRLLQQVNDLVLMSRLSSGKMQLNQRPFGLKAVAEEVVRGLGAVAEHSRVRVVIPPCPEVFVRGDRERISEAIHNLVENGIHHSETEDVVEVSVSSSEGLGVLTVKDSGQGMTAEALEHVFDSFYRAQPGMPRPPGTGLGLPLVAKIVALHGGRVDASSILGEGSTFQMVLPLFASAVSAPDVNQAAPKAGGILLVEDDVDCREVLEQVLEQEGYRVMATSGAAEARSILSHIRPAMVLLDLRLSGEDGRSVLHYIRTTESLADVVVYIISGASDVASLTSGEGPDRIDGYFEKPLKLPKLLDTVASVVRPKSRGPAVT